In the Ornithodoros turicata isolate Travis chromosome 5, ASM3712646v1, whole genome shotgun sequence genome, agtttaaaaaaaaaaagtgtttttcaGATGTTTCTTCTGTGCCTGAAGAAGTGACACCATCTCCAGCAGCAGAACAACCTGAGCAAGTGCCATCGGAAGTACAATATGTCACTGTGGAACAGCACTCCTCTTCCAATGGATCTCCCAGCTCCTCAACCTCCAAGGAGGACTCCAACCCTTACATACCCATCAGTGAATGCATCACTGGGAAACCCGTTGGAAACGGACTCAACGGAGATATAGCTCTCCGAATCCCTCCCCCACGGCCTCCTGTTACTAGCCAGCCATTGAGCTCTCAAGCTTATGATGTTCCACAACCTGTTGGAGATCGAACTTCCCCAGACCCGGTGATGGACTCTCTGTGCCGAATACCACAGGCGGCACCGCAGAACAGTAACAAAAAAGCTGATGCAATACTTGGTGCAGTTCCGCCTCCGAGAGTCAACTGGAACACACATCCGAAGCACAACTCCTTGAATGGACAGGTCCTGAGTTATGACCAGGTTCCTCCAGCGAGGCCTGTCAGTGGAGGAGGCACTGACACTACTTCTGCGCCCCCTTATGATGGGGACACATTAGGGCGCGCTGGACTCAAAATCAAAACACGAGCCACCGTTGCACCCCCACGGCCACCCAAGACGCGGAACAGTGCCGAAGAATGTTATGATCATGCTCCGCCAGCACGACCGGTCGAAACTACCGAGCCCTCGGAACAGGTCGATGGCGAGAGCATCCCGCCACGGCCACCCAAACCTGCAAACATAAGGAACCGTCCGGGTAATCCCCACGAAACCTACGACGTCCCACCTCCACCATCAGCCACACAGTCTCTACAGAGACAGCCTCAAGAAGGTTATGATGTGCCACCGCCAGTACCTTCTTATTGTCATCAGAGGCCTTCGCAAGAGAGTTACGATATACCAAGGCCCATCGAACAAACATCGctaagtaacaaagtaccaaatGCGACAGTGAAAGCAAGTCAAGATGTTTATGATATCCCCAAACCAGCGGAGCTTCCTTCTCCTTCACATCGTCAACCGTTCCCACAACCACCAAAGCAGCAGCTGAGTGACAGCATGTACGACTTCCCCAAAGTGAGCAGCCCAGAGGTGCTCGGCACAACAATTCCAGCTCCAGGTGGACAAAGGCCCAGAATGCACTCCTACTGCAATGCTCCAACAGGAATGTTCAGTAATAGGGAGACGATATTCAACTACGAGTACCGACCCTCGCTGTGCACTTCGGAACCGCATGTAGCTGTTGGTGATGATGCCGGTGTAGCCGATGTGCCGCCGATGTCAGCTTCGTACGCTAACCTTGCGCCGAGCCCTGGGACACCAAACCTCACTTCGGTACCTCCGGCTATAAACCGCGGCTTGAAACCACGGAAGGCGTCTGACAGCTCAGGTACATCATGGCCTCTGTAATCTTTATTGTCTGCTTGTCAATTGGAATAGAACTTTTGATTGTGGGATACGAGGGTGCAAAATTTCCATGTTTTTGCTTGGCATTTAGCACAGGAGGAAACACTAGTAGCTACGTGTagcgcaaagaaaaaaaaacacgaaagcgTTTGTGGATATTTAACCGCACTTTACATTTGGTACATCAAATGCATGATACATAATTGTTGAAAAAATGTTCATCATCATAAAACGAATTGAAAGTCTGGTCTTCTGTGCGTTTatttagcaaaaaaaaagtgtgcaaGTGGGTATAGCACGAGTACCAGCACGACCCGCAGCGGCAACGCGGGTGCACCCGCACTTTACCCGCGACCCGCACCGAGTCACGTTTTCTCCACGCAAATCCGGGATTAGTGCTGGTATCCGCAATGCCACGCAGACCTCTTGCGATCATGCTAGCATACCATGCTTTGAACTGTGACTGCtgcgacctttttttttttatttcccgaAGTTCAGTTTGTGCAAGTGCCTTCCTCCTTGCATAAATGTGAAGCGTGAAGAATGAGGAATTAGGAATTGAAAAGTAAGGAGGATGCATTGCTTATGAATCACGGAAACGCAGAGTAACACTTGAAGGAGCCGTAAAGAGCCCGTTAATTATAAATTTCCCCTCTTTCATCGCAGATTTAATCATAAATCATTAACAAAGTAACAAATGACTCCCGTTCGTTATGTGTTGGTTTCAAGGTGATTGCATCTTTCCTTCCACGAGGAGGGTCTTTGCACTTGAGTGGAAAGATTATACATTTAGAGTATCTTTCTCCGTAGCTCCAACTATCTTCCCCCTCGCCCCTGCACCTGTAGCACGCAACCGAAGCCTCACCTCTTTTACAAAGACTAGGTGAGTCTGCATAATCCAGTACATGGAAGGATGCTACTAGATTTCCCAATGTCTTATATCTTATCTGTTATCCCAAAGGTTGAGAAACAAAGGGGATACTGTTGTGTACCCGGACGAAGACTCCTGGTCAAATGCCAGTGAGAGCAGAAGGAACTCTGCAAACGAGGAAATGGTATGTACATGTATCTGCCCTATTAGTTGCCTCTATGTGGAGTTGACAGGTGCTCCAGACATACCCAACCCAGTTGAGTACTCAGGCGGTCGGCCATGCGCACTTGAGCACTTTAGGCAAAGTTCACAAGGTCAATCTTGTAGATTAAGCTCACGGTACACCAGTGTTGCTTGTGCTTGCTTTGTAGGGAGGGTTATTGCTCCACTCCTAATTCACCCATTTACACAAATCAGTCATCGAACAAGTACACATGCCCCCATCCCAGTACCAACCAGTGCTGAAATTGTATTGGCATTACTCTGTGGAAATATGGAGTAACACAAGATTCCAACCACATGGTCCTTGCATGCTGAGCTTGAGAAAAATAGGAAGTTGCATAGGGATGCAAGCAACAGTTTTTGTTCTTTCTACTGAAAATGACAGACTCATTTTACAACCAAAGTCAGGCATTTTgtgcgcgaaaaaaaaagttgtcctCACATATAGCATGCTCTAGAGTTCCCGATATGGCACAACTTCTGTCAAACTTGGGTGAAAGATCTCGCCTTTGTTCCTCACTCTTTGCACTACAACTTGCTAGACACTGAAAATGAGTTGCGCTCTGCACGAGCCCATGTGAATGCATTCGCCCGATGACGATGAGTCCCACGGTTCTGCACTTTAATTAAAGGCCCTCGTACTTCAAGGCCTCTCTAGGCCTAGGTGTCCTCACTCCTCAGTAAAAAAACTGCCTCTTCAGGCATCTCTGAGAACACTGTATCAAAATATATCTCAAAGGGtgacaatagacgatttta is a window encoding:
- the LOC135394581 gene encoding GRB2-associated-binding protein 1-like isoform X2; translation: MFDIKTSKRTYYLVADSEEVMNKWVDCICSVCRLRMQVEDDVSSVPEEVTPSPAAEQPEQVPSEVQYVTVEQHSSSNGSPSSSTSKEDSNPYIPISECITGKPVGNGLNGDIALRIPPPRPPVTSQPLSSQAYDVPQPVGDRTSPDPVMDSLCRIPQAAPQNSNKKADAILGAVPPPRVNWNTHPKHNSLNGQVLSYDQVPPARPVSGGGTDTTSAPPYDGDTLGRAGLKIKTRATVAPPRPPKTRNSAEECYDHAPPARPVETTEPSEQVDGESIPPRPPKPANIRNRPGNPHETYDVPPPPSATQSLQRQPQEGYDVPPPVPSYCHQRPSQESYDIPRPIEQTSLSNKVPNATVKASQDVYDIPKPAELPSPSHRQPFPQPPKQQLSDSMYDFPKVSSPEVLGTTIPAPGGQRPRMHSYCNAPTGMFSNRETIFNYEYRPSLCTSEPHVAVGDDAGVADVPPMSASYANLAPSPGTPNLTSVPPAINRGLKPRKASDSSAPTIFPLAPAPVARNRSLTSFTKTRLRNKGDTVVYPDEDSWSNASESRRNSANEEMSHSLQAIRYGTGKKKGEIQYLDLDLDAETGSAQSPRSPERAATSATVYRTVDFLKTKAFNRTRQNVEESYRTHKDGEPCK
- the LOC135394581 gene encoding GRB2-associated-binding protein 1-like isoform X1 translates to MEVVYEGWLVKSPPERRIRRAKWRRRWFVLRPSGDVPQQYVLEYYTDQSYKKLKGTIDLDQCDQVDAGLHVEDKSKYMFDIKTSKRTYYLVADSEEVMNKWVDCICSVCRLRMQVEDDVSSVPEEVTPSPAAEQPEQVPSEVQYVTVEQHSSSNGSPSSSTSKEDSNPYIPISECITGKPVGNGLNGDIALRIPPPRPPVTSQPLSSQAYDVPQPVGDRTSPDPVMDSLCRIPQAAPQNSNKKADAILGAVPPPRVNWNTHPKHNSLNGQVLSYDQVPPARPVSGGGTDTTSAPPYDGDTLGRAGLKIKTRATVAPPRPPKTRNSAEECYDHAPPARPVETTEPSEQVDGESIPPRPPKPANIRNRPGNPHETYDVPPPPSATQSLQRQPQEGYDVPPPVPSYCHQRPSQESYDIPRPIEQTSLSNKVPNATVKASQDVYDIPKPAELPSPSHRQPFPQPPKQQLSDSMYDFPKVSSPEVLGTTIPAPGGQRPRMHSYCNAPTGMFSNRETIFNYEYRPSLCTSEPHVAVGDDAGVADVPPMSASYANLAPSPGTPNLTSVPPAINRGLKPRKASDSSAPTIFPLAPAPVARNRSLTSFTKTRLRNKGDTVVYPDEDSWSNASESRRNSANEEMSHSLQAIRYGTGKKKGEIQYLDLDLDAETGSAQSPRSPERAATSATVYRTVDFLKTKAFNRTRQNVEESYRTHKDGEPCK